The following are from one region of the Desulfonatronum thiosulfatophilum genome:
- a CDS encoding VTT domain-containing protein yields the protein MEDIRDRILRPGVNCGQLARAHRAAVLIDGESYFAAFRQAAMKARRQMFILGWDIHSKVELLRGDAAVKAETDGAPITLGPLLNHLAQNNPELEIYILIWNYSMLLSLERDPNLRFNLGWTLHPRVHFHLDDEHPIGASQHQKIVVIDGQIGFCGGLDLSHYRWDSSDHEPDDPRRTTPAGDHYGPYHDIMMIVDGEPAAALAELCTERWQRATRKSIDVHGQNQWDAWPETVQPWFKEVDVAVVRTEPSYKSRQEVREVETLYRDSIRSAQRSIFIENQFFTSTVVCEALEERLREEHGPEVVIILPKEVDGWVGNKFMEFRRVNILKRVLKADVHGRLRLRHPWVGEQPKHGVMIHAKLMVVDDIFLRIGSSNLSNRSMGMDTECDLAIEASSPEQEAGVRRLRNELLAMHLGFPTDEVDNLTKETGSVVRVVDLLSDPERPDSKPRGLGPLEAQEEQFPELVSEAEIVDPKRPLEIDRLLDIFIPDETTQHSWLRAKWLWVVLGVLALVGLAGAWHFTALSDYANREVLAETMAGMARGWTIYPLIVLAYLIGGLVMFPVTVLIGATAILLEPLPAMLTAFAGTQVSAIVLYFAGMKLGRERIQSMAGSRLNRISKHLAKHGMLSVTLIRILPVAPYTIVNIVAGASHIRFVHYVFGTLLGMTPGILAVTIFTDRLLAFLRQPDLSNVLIMIAALVFLVVLTRWLKRRFT from the coding sequence ATGGAGGATATACGAGACAGAATTCTCAGACCGGGCGTGAACTGCGGTCAGCTGGCCAGGGCGCATCGTGCGGCCGTGTTGATCGACGGAGAGAGCTATTTTGCCGCCTTTCGTCAGGCTGCCATGAAAGCCCGCCGGCAAATGTTCATTCTCGGATGGGACATCCACAGCAAGGTCGAGTTGCTGCGCGGGGATGCCGCGGTCAAAGCCGAGACGGACGGCGCACCCATCACGTTGGGACCGTTGCTCAACCATTTGGCCCAGAACAATCCGGAACTGGAAATTTACATCCTGATCTGGAATTATTCCATGCTCTTGAGTCTGGAGCGCGACCCGAACCTGCGCTTCAATCTGGGCTGGACGCTGCATCCCCGGGTTCACTTTCATCTGGACGATGAGCATCCCATCGGCGCTTCCCAGCATCAGAAAATCGTCGTCATCGACGGCCAGATCGGTTTCTGCGGCGGCCTGGACCTGTCGCATTACCGTTGGGATTCTTCCGATCATGAACCCGACGATCCGCGACGCACCACTCCCGCCGGTGATCACTACGGTCCATATCACGATATAATGATGATCGTTGACGGTGAACCTGCCGCGGCCCTGGCCGAGCTGTGCACGGAACGCTGGCAGAGGGCCACCCGTAAATCCATCGACGTACACGGACAAAACCAGTGGGATGCCTGGCCCGAAACCGTCCAGCCCTGGTTCAAAGAGGTGGATGTGGCTGTTGTGCGCACGGAGCCATCCTACAAATCGCGACAGGAGGTCCGGGAAGTCGAAACCCTGTATCGGGACTCGATCCGGTCTGCCCAACGGTCCATATTCATCGAGAACCAGTTTTTCACGTCCACTGTGGTCTGCGAAGCTCTGGAAGAGCGGTTGCGGGAGGAGCATGGTCCGGAAGTCGTGATCATTTTACCGAAAGAGGTTGATGGCTGGGTGGGCAACAAGTTCATGGAATTCCGGCGCGTGAACATCCTGAAAAGGGTGCTCAAGGCGGACGTCCATGGCCGGCTCCGGCTGCGCCATCCCTGGGTTGGGGAACAACCCAAGCATGGGGTGATGATCCATGCCAAGCTGATGGTGGTGGATGATATCTTTCTGCGCATCGGCTCATCGAACCTGTCAAATCGCTCCATGGGCATGGATACGGAATGCGACCTGGCCATCGAGGCGTCATCGCCGGAACAGGAAGCCGGTGTGCGTCGGTTGCGGAACGAGCTGCTGGCCATGCATCTTGGTTTTCCGACGGATGAAGTGGATAATCTGACCAAGGAAACAGGGTCTGTTGTCCGGGTTGTGGATCTGCTTTCCGATCCTGAAAGACCCGACTCGAAACCGCGTGGACTTGGGCCTCTGGAGGCTCAGGAAGAGCAGTTTCCGGAACTGGTCAGCGAAGCGGAAATCGTGGACCCGAAACGCCCCCTGGAAATCGATCGCCTGCTGGATATCTTCATCCCTGACGAGACGACGCAACACAGCTGGCTGCGGGCAAAATGGCTGTGGGTGGTGCTGGGAGTCCTGGCGCTGGTCGGCCTGGCCGGGGCATGGCACTTTACGGCGCTTTCCGATTACGCCAACCGGGAAGTCCTGGCCGAAACCATGGCGGGCATGGCGAGAGGTTGGACCATATATCCGCTGATCGTCCTGGCCTACCTGATCGGAGGGCTGGTCATGTTTCCGGTGACCGTGCTCATCGGAGCCACGGCCATCCTGCTGGAGCCGCTTCCCGCTATGCTCACGGCCTTTGCCGGTACCCAGGTCAGCGCCATTGTCCTGTACTTCGCGGGCATGAAATTGGGACGCGAGCGGATCCAGAGCATGGCCGGCAGCAGGTTGAATCGGATCAGCAAGCATCTGGCCAAACACGGCATGCTCAGCGTAACCTTGATCAGAATACTCCCCGTAGCGCCGTACACGATCGTCAATATCGTGGCCGGCGCATCCCATATTCGTTTTGTACACTATGTTTTCGGCACGCTCCTGGGCATGACCCCCGGTATTCTGGCCGTGACGATATTTACTGATCGGCTGCTGGCCTTCCTGCGGCAGCCTGATTTGAGCAACGTCCTGATCATGATCGCCGCCCTGGTTTTTCTTGTGGTGCTTACCAGGTGGCTTAAACGCAGGTTCACCTGA
- a CDS encoding dodecin family protein has protein sequence MMPDSVYKIIELVGTSPTSWEDAVQRVVEKSSKSLRDLRVAEVNKLDVKIEDGKIIAYRARVTVSFKYHPKD, from the coding sequence ATGATGCCTGACAGCGTGTACAAGATCATCGAACTGGTCGGGACGAGTCCGACGTCATGGGAAGACGCGGTCCAGAGGGTCGTGGAAAAATCATCCAAATCATTGCGGGATCTTCGGGTTGCTGAAGTCAACAAGCTCGACGTCAAGATCGAGGACGGCAAGATAATTGCCTATCGGGCCAGGGTTACCGTCTCTTTCAAGTATCATCCCAAGGATTGA